The following coding sequences are from one Zalophus californianus isolate mZalCal1 chromosome 15, mZalCal1.pri.v2, whole genome shotgun sequence window:
- the NTPCR gene encoding cancer-related nucleoside-triphosphatase isoform X2 has protein sequence MRGRKGGASGRRRRGLGHGQGLNPRRDPRPGLTGMARHVFLTGPPGVGKTTLIQKASEVLKSSGVPVDGFYTEEVRQGGRRIGFDVVTLSGMRGVLSRIGSEPPPGKRECRVGQYVVDLTSFEHLALPVLRNVRALQGLIRTSLRPALRRTGEVPDPFSDLGPGAVRLRLYQLRREFGTT, from the exons ATGCGCGGACGCAAAGGCGGTGCTTCCGGCCGACGGAGGCGGGGCCTGGGGCACGGTCAGGGGCTGAACCCACGCCGCGACCCCCGACCCGGGCTCACCGGAATGGCCAGGCACGTGTTCCTGACTGGGCCCCCAG gagttGGAAAAACAACACTGATCCAGAAAGCCAGTGAGGTTTTAAAATCCTCTGGTGTGCCTGTCGACGGATTTTACACGGAAGAAgtcagacagggagggagaagaataGGGTTTGATGTTGTCACATTATCCGGCATGCGGGGAGTTTTGTCTAGAATTGG GTCAGAGCCTCCGCCCGGAAAACGTGAATGCCGGGTTGGGCAGTATGTGGTGGATCTGACTTCCTTCGAGCACTTGGCACTTCCGGTCCTGAGGAAT GTTCGGGCACTCCAGGGGCTCATTCGGACTTCCCTACGACCAGCACTGAGGAGGACTGGGGAAGTTCCTGACCCGTTCTCAGACCTGGGCCCTGGTGCTGTCAGGTTGCGTCTTTACCAACTCAGAAGAGAATTTGGAACGACGTAA
- the NTPCR gene encoding cancer-related nucleoside-triphosphatase isoform X3, protein MRGRKGGASGRRRRGLGHGQGLNPRRDPRPGLTGMARHVFLTGPPGVGKTTLIQKASEVLKSSGVPVDGFYTEEVRQGGRRIGFDVVTLSGMRGVLSRIGSEPPPGKRECRVGQYVVDLTSFEHLALPVLRNVTKENRNHLLPDIVRCVQSGRK, encoded by the exons ATGCGCGGACGCAAAGGCGGTGCTTCCGGCCGACGGAGGCGGGGCCTGGGGCACGGTCAGGGGCTGAACCCACGCCGCGACCCCCGACCCGGGCTCACCGGAATGGCCAGGCACGTGTTCCTGACTGGGCCCCCAG gagttGGAAAAACAACACTGATCCAGAAAGCCAGTGAGGTTTTAAAATCCTCTGGTGTGCCTGTCGACGGATTTTACACGGAAGAAgtcagacagggagggagaagaataGGGTTTGATGTTGTCACATTATCCGGCATGCGGGGAGTTTTGTCTAGAATTGG GTCAGAGCCTCCGCCCGGAAAACGTGAATGCCGGGTTGGGCAGTATGTGGTGGATCTGACTTCCTTCGAGCACTTGGCACTTCCGGTCCTGAGGAAT GTCaccaaggaaaacagaaaccacctTTTGCCAGATATTGTGAGGTGTGTGCAGAGCGGCCGGAAGTGA
- the NTPCR gene encoding cancer-related nucleoside-triphosphatase isoform X1, with translation MRGRKGGASGRRRRGLGHGQGLNPRRDPRPGLTGMARHVFLTGPPGVGKTTLIQKASEVLKSSGVPVDGFYTEEVRQGGRRIGFDVVTLSGMRGVLSRIGSEPPPGKRECRVGQYVVDLTSFEHLALPVLRNAGSSSGPGQRVCVIDEIGKMELFSQPFIQAVRQTLCTPGTVVLGTIPVPKGKPLALVEEIRNRNDIQVFSVTKENRNHLLPDIVRCVQSGRK, from the exons ATGCGCGGACGCAAAGGCGGTGCTTCCGGCCGACGGAGGCGGGGCCTGGGGCACGGTCAGGGGCTGAACCCACGCCGCGACCCCCGACCCGGGCTCACCGGAATGGCCAGGCACGTGTTCCTGACTGGGCCCCCAG gagttGGAAAAACAACACTGATCCAGAAAGCCAGTGAGGTTTTAAAATCCTCTGGTGTGCCTGTCGACGGATTTTACACGGAAGAAgtcagacagggagggagaagaataGGGTTTGATGTTGTCACATTATCCGGCATGCGGGGAGTTTTGTCTAGAATTGG GTCAGAGCCTCCGCCCGGAAAACGTGAATGCCGGGTTGGGCAGTATGTGGTGGATCTGACTTCCTTCGAGCACTTGGCACTTCCGGTCCTGAGGAAT GCAGGTTCCAGCAGTGGCCCGGGGCAGAGAGTGTGTGTCATCGATGAGATTGGGAAGATGGAGCTCTTCAGTCAGCCTTTCATCCAGGCGGTTCGTCAGACGCTGTGCACCCCAGGGACTGTAGTCCTGGGCACGATCCCAGTACCTAAGGGAAAACCGCTGGCCCTCGTGGAGGAAATCAGAAACAGAAACGACATTCAGGTGTTCAGT GTCaccaaggaaaacagaaaccacctTTTGCCAGATATTGTGAGGTGTGTGCAGAGCGGCCGGAAGTGA